From Vicia villosa cultivar HV-30 ecotype Madison, WI unplaced genomic scaffold, Vvil1.0 ctg.000444F_1_1, whole genome shotgun sequence, a single genomic window includes:
- the LOC131628349 gene encoding uncharacterized protein LOC131628349, translated as MLAGSIGHIPHVNAGNRNGDGDEFRALGKFHRNNPPVFEGEHEPDKAQAWLKAIVNIFRVMIYTDAQRVQFGTHMLEKEAKDWWNNTLQRFEEDGIQQGNGTVVEYAARFQELIKYCPRYNSDNDERSKCLKFVNGLRHDIKKAIGYQQITLFSKLVNKSRIYDKDSRESASHYKSLKDRKGKGQDRGKPSSCC; from the exons atgttggctggcTCCATTGGTCATATTCCTCATGTGAATGCTGGTAACCGGAATGGAGATGGTGATGAGTTTCGTGCTTTGGGGAAGTTCCATAGGAACAATCCTCCTGTCTTTGAGGGTGAGCATGAACctgataaagctcaagcttggctGAAGGCGATTGTGAATATCTTTCGAGTTATGATTTATACGGATGCTCAGAGagtacagtttggtactcataTGCTTGAGAAGGAAGCTAAAGATTGGTGGAACAACACTCTTCAGAGGTTTGAAGAAGATGGCATTCAg caaggaaatggcaCTGTTGTTGAATATgctgctagatttcaagagcttatcaagtattgtcctcgTTATAATAGTGATAATGATGAGAGATCTAAATgcttgaagtttgtgaatggctTGAGACATGACATCAAGAAGGCCATTGGTTATCAACAAATTACCCTTTTCTCTAAGTTGGTTAACAAGAGTAGGATCTATGATAAGGAcagtagggagagtgcttctcactatAAATCTTTGAAGGATAGGAAGGGCAAAGGTCAAgatcgtgggaaacc gtcatcgtgcTGTTGA